CATATTCTCACTCCGATTCTTCATATTTATCCATTATAACATGAATACTTTAAAATAGAAAAGACTTGAAATAAAAAAGGTTGAGACAAGACATCTCAACTCTTTTATCTATTCTCAGTTTTACGCAATCTTTCCAGCGTTTCTTTAAAAATCTCTGGAATATCTGCTGTGAATTCCAAGGTCTCACCTGTTCTCGGATGGGTAAAACCTAGAGTCTTGGCATGGAGGAATTGTCCATGTCCTTTCAGTGTTTTTCGAGGACCATAGACTTCATCACCAGCGACCGGATGGCCAATATAAGCCATATGAACACGAATCTGGTGGGTACGCCCTGTTTCCAGTTGAAACTCCACTAAGCTATAATCTCCAAAGCGTTCCAAGACGTGAAAACGTGTTACTGCAGGCTTTCCTTTAGCAGTCACAGCCTGTTTCTTACGGTCTTTTTCACTACGACCAATCGGCGCTTCAATGACACCACGATCATTGGGAAGATTGCCATGAACAATCGCCCAGTATTTGCGGAGAGACTTCTTGTCCTTGAGTTCTTGAGCGAGTGCTAAGTGGGCCTCATCATTTTTTGCAATCATGAGAAGTCCAGATGTGTCCTTGTCAATGCGGTGAACGATACCCGGTCGGAGAACCCCATTGATACCTGACAAGTCTTTGATATGGTACATGAGGGCATTGACCAAGGTTCCGCTAGTATGACCAGCACTCGGATGCACCACCATTCCCTGAGGTTTGTTAACAACGGCTACATCCTCATCTTGGTAGATGATATCTAGTGGCAGATTCTCAGCCACATACTCTAAAACCTCTGGTTCTGGCACATGGTAGGTGACGATATCTCCCTCTTGGACAGTGTATTTTGCTTTCTTGGCTTGCCCATTAACCAAAACTTGTCCAGCCTTGATTTGTTCATTCGCGAGACTGCGTGACAATTCTGTCAGATCCGACAGAGCCTTGTCTAGACGTTGCCCACTAGTTTCAATTTTTATTTCCATTTACTTCCTCTTTAAGCATTGCAATCAATAAAACGATAACACCAACTGTCAAATAGCTGTCAGCAACATTGAAAATCGCAAAGTTGATAAAGTCTAGGTGAAACATATCCACCACAAAACCTTGACTCATTC
This genomic interval from Streptococcus oralis subsp. tigurinus contains the following:
- a CDS encoding RluA family pseudouridine synthase produces the protein MEIKIETSGQRLDKALSDLTELSRSLANEQIKAGQVLVNGQAKKAKYTVQEGDIVTYHVPEPEVLEYVAENLPLDIIYQDEDVAVVNKPQGMVVHPSAGHTSGTLVNALMYHIKDLSGINGVLRPGIVHRIDKDTSGLLMIAKNDEAHLALAQELKDKKSLRKYWAIVHGNLPNDRGVIEAPIGRSEKDRKKQAVTAKGKPAVTRFHVLERFGDYSLVEFQLETGRTHQIRVHMAYIGHPVAGDEVYGPRKTLKGHGQFLHAKTLGFTHPRTGETLEFTADIPEIFKETLERLRKTENR